A region from the Salvia splendens isolate huo1 chromosome 15, SspV2, whole genome shotgun sequence genome encodes:
- the LOC121766651 gene encoding ABC transporter B family member 15-like, whose translation MRDLLRCADSVDRLLMLIGTVAAIGEGLSSPVTMYMLSGAIDAFGSANQSISNGVVNKYALRLLYVGVGIAFCGLLEGLCWTKTAERQTSRMRVEYLRSVLRQEVGFFDSEDVSSRTFQIVSSTSTDGHTIQDVIANKIPNSLVQFSSLVFGVAVAFFLSWRLALASLPLVISFIIPVLAFGKVMTEMGIKSKDAYGEAGDIVEQAVSNIRTVYSYVAEAKTVENYSSALQESTNLGIRQGLMKGYMIGSMGVMFATWAFQAWVGGLLVSEKGENGGRVFIAGTCIILGGISCITALPNVPYITDASAASKRIFEMINRNTDIDVEDENGKILAAVKGQIEFRQVHFSYPSRKDEAVFKGLCLKIRPGQKVGLVGGSGSGKSTVVSLLERFYDPTKGDILLDGHRIKKLQLKWYRSQFGLVSQEPVLFATSIKENILFGKEDASLEEIIAAARVANAHDFIIEFPQGYDTQVGQLGVQLSGGQKQRIAIARALVRDPRILLLDEATSALDSQSESLVQEAIEQAAQGRTTVLIAHRLSTIRAVDTIMVLESGRVAESGRHDELMEINGGIYRRMMDLQTSSMHNEATSYKIGQFSHRLMNSQSFRSFNDSSIQGSPASPFAPTLPLSLLSSIQNSPTSSFSAPCGGDEGSDCSSPPDPSLWQLLHMNSPEWRRALLGCLGAIAFGAVHPINAYCMGALVSAYFETTPSKIKSETRLYCIVFLGLGVATFVSNILQHHNFAIMGERLTKRLSVMVLEKILTFEIAWFEKNVNSSAAVCARLSTEANMVRSLVGDRMSLLMQVSTNAFLSFALGLVVAWRLAAVLIAIQPVIITSFYLKSVLMKQMSIRAQEAQYEGSQRASEAVMLHRSITAFSLQGKILSLFEATLAVPRAQSLRHSWISGAGLCASQFLTVASIALAFWYGGTLMARGQLSARQLFLAFFILMSTGKTIADAGATSSDTAKSRSAVISVFAVLAREGKTHRAGAKVDKVEGKIEFDNVYFSYPSRPAQVILRGLSLRIEAGKTIALVGDSGCGKSTVVALIERFYDPMKGTLLIDGRDVRTYDLREMRLQIALVSQEPVLFAGTIRENIIYGRDGATESEIEHAATLANAHEFISSTKDGYNTFCGDRGIQLSGGQKQRIALARAILKNPKILLLDEATSALDSLSENLVQEALDKVMIGRTSVVVAHRLSTIQMADNIVFIKNGKVVEEGSHSDLIAHGDGGFYYSLVKLQHHSLSKSL comes from the exons atgagagacCTTTTGAGGTGTGCTGATAGTGTTGACAGACTGCTCATGCTTATAGGCACCGTGGCCGCCATCGGAGAAGGCCTCTCGTCTCCTGTCACCATGTACATGTTGAGCGGAGCAATAGACGCGTTTGGCAGCGCAAATCAGTCCATTTCCAACGGCGTAGTGAATAAG TATGCACTTAGGTTGCTTTATGTTGGTGTAGGAATTGCATTTTGTGGTTTGTTAG AGGGGCTTTGCTGGACAAAAACTGCTGAGAGGCAGACATCAAGAATGAGGGTGGAGTATCTGAGATCAGTTCTAAGGCAAGAAGTCGGATTCTTCGACAGCGAAGATGTTTCTTCTAGAACCTTCCAGATAGTCTCAAGCACATCCACAGATGGTCACACCATCCAAGATGTCATAGCCAACAAG ATTCCAAATTCCCTCGTGCAGTTCTCCTCGCTCGTGTTTGGTGTTGCTGTCGCCTTCTTTCTCTCGTGGAGACTAGCACTAGCCTCTCTCCCATTGGTGATCAGCTTCATCATCCCGGTTTTGGCCTTTGGGAAGGTGATGACTGAGATGGGCATCAAGAGCAAAGATGCATATGGCGAGGCAGGCGACATTGTGGAGCAGGCGGTCTCCAACATACGGACTGTCTACTCGTACGTGGCTGAGGCGAAGACTGTGGAAAACTACAGCAGCGCGCTTCAAGAGAGCACTAATCTCGGGATCAGGCAAGGACTGATGAAAGGGTACATGATAGGGAGCATGGGGGTGATGTTTGCTACGTGGGCGTTTCAGGCGTGGGTCGGGGGCCTCCTCGTCTCAGAAAAGGGCGAAAATGGAGGCCGTGTCTTCATTGCTGGAACCTGCATCATCCTAGGAGGAAT ATCCTGCATAACAGCTCTGCCTAATGTGCCATACATCACAGATGCATCGGCTGCTTCAAAGAGGATATTCGAGATGATCAACCGGAACACTGACATTGAcgttgaagatgaaaatgggaAGATTTTGGCAGCTGTGAAGGGGCAGATTGAGTTCAGACAAGTTCATTTCAGCTATCCATCAAGAAAAGATGAGGCAGTTTTTAAAGGGCTCTGCCTCAAGATTAGGCCTGGCCAGAAAGTTGGCCTTGTGGGTGGAAGTGGCTCCGGGAAGTCGACAGTCGTCTCGTTGCTCGAGAGATTTTACGATCCTACAAAAGGAGACATATTACTTGATGGCCACAGGATCAAGAAATTGCAGTTGAAATGGTATAGGTCTCAATTTGGCCTAGTAAGCCAAGAGCCAGTGTTGTTTGCCACATCCATAAAGGAAAATATTCTGTTTGGGAAAGAAGATGCTTCTCTTGAAGAGATCATAGCTGCGGCTAGGGTCGCCAACGCGCATGATTTCATCATCGAGTTCCCTCAGGGATACGACACGCAAGTAGGGCAGCTCGGAGTTCAGCTGTCAGGAGGGCAGAAGCAGAGGATCGCGATAGCACGAGCATTAGTCAGGGACCCGAGGATCCTCTTGCTAGATGAAGCTACAAGCGCGCTTGACTCACAGTCCGAGAGCCTCGTACAGGAGGCCATCGAGCAAGCTGCACAGGGCCGGACAACAGTACTAATAGCTCACCGGCTCTCCACAATCCGAGCCGTTGACACAATCATGGTTCTAGAATCAGGGAGGGTGGCAGAATCAGGCAGACATGATGAGCTGATGGAGATCAACGGCGGGATCTACAGACGAATGATGGATCTCCAGACGTCGTCTATGCACAATGAGGCCACATCATACAAAATTGGTCAATTTTCACATAGACTGATGAATTCCCAAAGTTTTAGATCTTTCAACGACTCTAGCATACAGGGTAGCCCTGCTTCCCCCTTCGCGCCTACATTGCCCCTAAGCTTGCTCTCTTCCATCCAAAACAGCCCGACCTCCTCATTCAGTGCCCCTTGTGGAGGAGACGAAGGGTCAGACTGTTCATCTCCTCCAGATCCTTCACTCTGGCAGTTGCTGCATATGAACTCGCCAGAGTGGAGGAGAGCCTTACTAGGCTGCTTAGGAGCAATCGCATTCGGAGCAGTCCACCCCATAAATGCATACTGCATGGGAGCTCTTGTCTCTGCTTACTTCGAGACTACGCCCTCAAAGATCAAGTCAGAGACGAGGCTCTACTGCATTGTCTTTTTAGGACTTGGAGTCGCCACCTTCGTCTCGAATATACTCCAGCACCACAACTTCGCAATCATGGGGGAGAGGCTAACGAAGCGCCTCTCCGTAATGGTCCTTGAGAAAATCCTAACATTTGAGATCGCCTGGTTCGAGAAAAACGTGAATTCGAGTGCTGCAGTTTGTGCTAGGCTCTCCACAGAGGCGAACATGGTCCGTTCTCTCGTGGGGGACCGCATGTCCCTGCTCATGCAGGTCTCCACGAACGCCTTCCTTTCCTTCGCCCTCGGCCTAGTAGTTGCGTGGAGACTCGCGGCCGTGCTGATCGCCATCCAGCCCGTGATCATCACCAGCTTCTACTTAAAATCGGTACTGATGAAACAAATGTCGATCAGAGCCCAGGAAGCCCAATACGAAGGAAGCCAACGAGCAAGTGAAGCAGTGATGCTTCACAGAAGCATCACAGCTTTCTCCTTACAGGGAAAGATTCTTTCCCTGTTTGAGGCCACCCTGGCAGTGCCGCGGGCACAGAGCCTGCGCCACTCCTGGATATCAGGGGCAGGGCTCTGCGCCTCGCAGTTCTTGACAGTGGCCAGCATAGCGTTGGCCTTCTGGTACGGTGGCACACTGATGGCGCGAGGGCAGTTAAGCGCAAGGCAACTCTTCCTCGCCTTCTTCATCCTCATGAGCACCGGCAAGACCATTGCCGATGCTGGCGCCACATCGTCCGACACAGCTAAAAGCCGTAGCGCGGTGATTTCTGTCTTTGCGGTGCTGGCCCGTGAAGGCAAGACTCACAGGGCAGGAGCGAAGGTAGACAAGGTTGAGGGTAAAATAGAATTCGACAACGTCTACTTCTCCTACCCGTCCCGCCCCGCGCAGGTGATCTTGCGGGGGCTTTCCCTTAGGATCGAGGCGGGGAAGACGATAGCGCTTGTTGGAGATAGTGGCTGTGGGAAATCAACCGTTGTCGCGCTGATCGAGAGGTTTTACGATCCAATGAAGGGGACGCTTCTGATTGACGGCCGTGATGTTAGGACATATGATTTGAGAGAGATGAGATTGCAGATTGCGTTGGTGAGCCAAGAACCGGTGCTTTTTGCAGGAACCATCCGTGAAAACATAATCTATGGCAGAGATGGCGCCACGGAGTCTGAAATCGAGCATGCTGCAACGCTAGCAAATGCTCATGAATTCATAAG TTCAACAAAGGATGGGTACAATACATTTTGTGGGGACAGAGGAATCCAGCTGTCGGGAGGGCAGAAGCAGCGAATAGCGCTGGCTCGCGCCATTTTAAAGAATCCTAAGATCCTTCTTCTTGATGAGGCAACGAGCGCTCTGGACAGCTTGTCGGAAAATCTAGTGCAAGAAGCTCTAGATAAGGTTATGATTGGCCGGACTAGCGTCGTTGTCGCCCACCGCCTCTCGACAATACAGATGGCCGACAACATTGTATTCATCAAGAACGGGAAGGTCGTGGAAGAAGGAAGTCACTCTGATCTAATTGCCCATGGAGATGGTGGTTTCTACTATTCTCTAG